From Virgibacillus ihumii, the proteins below share one genomic window:
- the pcrA gene encoding DNA helicase PcrA: MDNLLKGLNHEQREAVKHTEGPLLIMAGAGSGKTRVLTHRIAYLLGEKDVPPRNVLAITFTNKAAREMKERVRGLVGPGSEQIWVSTFHSMCVRILRRDIDRIGYSSNFTILDSSDQLSVIKQTLKDLNIDPKKFEPRAMLGAISSAKNELITPEEYSSKVGDFFERQVSQVYDRYQKTLQKNQSLDFDDLIMQTIHLFKRVPEVLEYYQRRFQYIHVDEYQDTNHAQYYLVKQLASKYENLCVVGDSDQSIYRWRGADIANILSFEKDYPSSRTIFLEQNYRSTKSILDAANTVIKNNTGRKPKNLWTENDEGKNLHYFQGTTEQEEALFITDKIQELTGEEGFSRNDIAILYRTNAQSRAIESTLTKSFIPYQMVGGQKFYERKEIKDLTAYLRLITNPDDDLSFERVVNEPKRGIGKTSIERLRAYTEDQGISFYQAVKEVDFTGVPKKAAKALAEFGKLIQTLSQQQEFLTATDMVEAVLQRTGYEHSLKNERTIESQSRLENLEEFMTVTQDFEKTSEDKTLVAFLTDLALIADLDKVNDDADADEETKVTLMTLHAAKGLEFPVVFLIGMEENVFPHSRSMFDDEEMEEERRLAYVGITRAEQQLYMTHAKMRTLYGRTNMNPISRFINEIPEELLDGFEQARDTMFGSIGEQPKNKPMKRKAEKMQQTTGAESKTWAPGDKASHKKWGTGTVVRVQGEGEGMELDIAFPAPTGVKRVLAKFAPITKQ, encoded by the coding sequence ATGGATAATTTACTGAAAGGATTAAATCATGAACAGCGGGAAGCTGTTAAACATACAGAAGGCCCATTACTGATTATGGCAGGTGCCGGAAGCGGAAAAACGCGTGTGCTCACACACCGCATCGCCTATTTGCTTGGAGAAAAGGATGTCCCGCCACGGAATGTACTGGCAATCACGTTTACCAATAAGGCGGCCCGTGAAATGAAAGAGCGTGTCCGCGGACTTGTCGGACCGGGAAGTGAACAGATTTGGGTCTCGACGTTTCACTCGATGTGTGTCCGGATTCTCCGCAGGGATATTGACCGAATCGGTTACAGCAGCAATTTCACGATCCTCGACAGCAGTGATCAACTTTCGGTGATTAAACAAACGTTGAAAGATTTGAACATTGATCCAAAAAAATTTGAACCACGTGCGATGCTTGGAGCCATCAGTTCCGCCAAAAATGAACTGATTACGCCGGAGGAATACAGCAGTAAGGTCGGCGACTTTTTTGAACGGCAGGTTTCCCAGGTGTATGATCGCTATCAAAAAACATTGCAGAAAAACCAGTCGCTTGACTTTGATGATTTGATTATGCAGACGATTCATCTGTTCAAGCGGGTTCCGGAAGTGCTGGAGTATTATCAGCGCAGGTTTCAGTATATCCATGTCGATGAGTATCAGGATACAAACCATGCCCAATATTATTTGGTTAAACAACTCGCCAGTAAATATGAAAATCTTTGTGTTGTCGGGGATTCCGACCAGTCGATTTATCGCTGGCGCGGTGCGGATATCGCCAATATTCTTTCCTTTGAAAAGGACTACCCGTCATCACGGACGATTTTTCTCGAACAAAATTACCGTTCGACCAAATCGATTTTGGATGCAGCAAATACAGTTATTAAAAATAATACCGGACGCAAGCCGAAAAATCTGTGGACGGAAAATGACGAGGGGAAAAACCTTCATTATTTCCAAGGCACAACGGAACAGGAAGAAGCATTGTTTATTACCGATAAAATCCAGGAGCTTACCGGAGAAGAAGGTTTTTCCCGAAATGATATTGCGATACTGTACCGGACAAATGCACAGTCCCGTGCCATTGAGTCTACCTTGACTAAATCTTTTATTCCTTATCAGATGGTCGGCGGTCAAAAGTTCTATGAGCGGAAAGAAATCAAGGATTTAACGGCATATTTACGACTGATAACCAATCCTGATGATGATTTGAGCTTTGAACGGGTTGTCAATGAACCGAAGCGAGGTATCGGTAAAACATCGATTGAACGGCTGCGTGCATATACGGAAGATCAAGGGATTTCATTCTATCAGGCAGTGAAAGAAGTGGACTTTACCGGAGTACCGAAAAAAGCGGCCAAAGCACTCGCAGAATTTGGCAAACTCATTCAAACATTGTCACAGCAGCAGGAATTTTTGACCGCGACAGATATGGTGGAAGCAGTTTTGCAGCGGACCGGATATGAACATTCGCTGAAAAATGAGCGGACGATTGAGTCTCAAAGCCGACTGGAAAACCTTGAGGAATTCATGACGGTAACCCAGGATTTTGAGAAGACGAGTGAAGATAAGACACTTGTCGCTTTTTTAACGGACCTCGCGCTGATTGCTGATCTTGATAAGGTGAATGATGATGCAGATGCCGATGAAGAAACGAAAGTAACGCTAATGACACTTCATGCAGCTAAAGGCCTCGAATTTCCTGTCGTCTTTTTGATTGGGATGGAGGAAAATGTATTTCCGCACAGCCGCTCCATGTTTGACGATGAAGAAATGGAAGAGGAGCGGCGTTTGGCATATGTCGGAATTACCCGGGCAGAGCAGCAACTATACATGACCCATGCAAAAATGCGTACATTATATGGAAGGACCAATATGAATCCAATCAGCCGGTTTATTAACGAGATCCCGGAAGAACTGCTCGATGGCTTCGAACAGGCCCGAGATACGATGTTTGGGTCGATCGGAGAACAACCGAAGAACAAGCCAATGAAACGCAAGGCGGAAAAAATGCAGCAAACAACCGGTGCTGAAAGTAAAACGTGGGCACCCGGCGATAAGGCAAGTCACAAAAAATGGGGTACCGGAACTGTTGTAAGGGTCCAGGGTGAAGGCGAAGGAATGGAATTGGATATTGCGTTCCCGGCACCGACTGGTGTTAAACGCGTACTGGCTAAATTTGCCCCAATTACGAAACAATAG
- a CDS encoding YerC/YecD family TrpR-related protein: MQIDKLRGKQLDQFFDAILSLKDREECYKFFDDIATMSEIHSIAQRLQVAKMLTEGHTYNIIEKETNASTATISRVRRCLNFGSDGYKLVLDRIMDADE, encoded by the coding sequence ATGCAAATCGATAAACTGCGCGGAAAGCAGCTGGATCAATTTTTCGATGCAATTTTATCATTAAAAGACCGGGAAGAATGCTATAAATTTTTTGATGATATTGCTACGATGTCCGAAATACATTCCATCGCCCAGCGGCTGCAGGTTGCAAAAATGCTGACAGAAGGCCATACGTACAATATTATTGAAAAGGAAACAAATGCGTCAACGGCAACCATATCCCGCGTGCGAAGGTGTCTAAATTTCGGCAGTGACGGGTATAAGCTTGTCCTGGACCGGATTATGGATGCTGATGAATAA
- a CDS encoding adenine deaminase C-terminal domain-containing protein yields MLENGYHWRNREIREHVAVIDGTVKPDFILANGTYLNTYTKQWLKGNIWILNDRIVYVGDKFPENQSVKIIDCEDSYLVPGYMEPHAHPFQLYNPVSLAKYAADFGTTTLINDNLVWNFLLDKKKAVTLLRAFNKLPVSMFWWARFDSQTALQNEEEFFNTEEVLSWLEHSSVVQGGELTAWPSLLQGDDRLLYWMQEAKRMGKPVEGHLPGASEKTLTKMKLLGVSADHESITGEEVIRRLRLGYQVGLRYSSIRPDLPKLLEEIMDAGIDTFDNMMMTTDGATPAFYEKGLMNICIEIAIEQGVPLPDAYRMASHNVAQHYGMTEHLGTIAPGRLANINILDAKENPHPVSVLAKGKWIKIDQEAQQRIVNFEWEKYNLAPLEVDWELSMSDLQFSVPIGLEMMNNVIIKPYPIETDVTLDVIPNTNNDAFLLLIDRNGKWRINTAIKGFTNNLGAMVSSYSTTGDFVCIGKSKPDMLLAWQRVKELGGGIVLAHQGEIIFELPLRLGGSMFDGDMSDLIGKEKELKNLLKEFGYPFADPIYTILFLSATHLPYIRVTQQGILDVKKREVLFPAIMR; encoded by the coding sequence GCGAATGGAACCTATTTGAATACATATACAAAGCAATGGCTTAAAGGAAACATCTGGATTTTAAATGACCGAATTGTCTATGTTGGTGATAAATTTCCGGAAAACCAATCTGTTAAAATTATAGATTGCGAAGATTCATATCTGGTCCCGGGGTATATGGAACCGCATGCCCACCCGTTTCAACTATATAATCCGGTATCTTTGGCCAAGTATGCTGCAGATTTTGGAACAACAACATTGATAAATGATAACCTGGTTTGGAATTTTTTATTAGATAAAAAGAAAGCGGTTACTTTATTGCGAGCGTTTAATAAATTGCCGGTGTCCATGTTCTGGTGGGCACGGTTTGACTCTCAGACAGCCTTGCAGAATGAGGAAGAGTTTTTTAATACGGAAGAGGTGCTGTCCTGGCTTGAACATTCTTCGGTTGTGCAAGGTGGCGAACTGACCGCATGGCCAAGTCTGCTTCAAGGGGATGACCGTCTGTTGTATTGGATGCAGGAAGCAAAACGGATGGGGAAACCGGTGGAGGGACACTTGCCTGGCGCTTCGGAAAAGACATTGACCAAAATGAAGCTGCTTGGTGTCTCAGCAGACCATGAATCAATTACGGGTGAAGAAGTAATCAGACGGCTGCGCCTTGGCTATCAGGTTGGTCTTCGTTATTCGTCAATCAGACCGGATTTGCCGAAGCTGTTGGAAGAAATTATGGACGCCGGTATCGACACGTTTGATAACATGATGATGACAACAGATGGTGCGACTCCCGCATTTTATGAAAAAGGCTTAATGAATATTTGTATTGAGATTGCAATTGAACAGGGTGTTCCGCTGCCTGATGCGTACCGGATGGCGTCCCACAATGTAGCCCAGCACTATGGTATGACAGAACATCTTGGTACAATTGCCCCCGGCCGGTTAGCAAATATTAATATTTTGGATGCAAAGGAAAATCCACATCCGGTCAGTGTCCTTGCTAAAGGGAAATGGATTAAAATTGATCAGGAAGCGCAACAGCGAATTGTGAACTTTGAGTGGGAAAAATATAACTTGGCTCCGCTTGAAGTCGATTGGGAGTTAAGTATGTCTGATCTGCAGTTTTCCGTACCAATCGGTCTTGAGATGATGAATAATGTGATCATTAAGCCATATCCGATTGAAACTGATGTGACGCTTGATGTTATTCCAAATACAAATAATGATGCATTTCTATTGCTTATCGACCGAAATGGAAAGTGGCGCATCAATACCGCCATTAAAGGCTTTACCAATAATCTCGGGGCGATGGTGAGCTCCTACTCAACAACTGGAGACTTTGTTTGTATCGGAAAGAGCAAGCCGGATATGCTTTTGGCGTGGCAGCGTGTTAAAGAGCTTGGCGGAGGGATTGTCCTTGCCCATCAGGGTGAAATCATTTTTGAATTGCCGCTCCGTCTTGGTGGAAGTATGTTTGATGGAGACATGTCCGACTTGATTGGCAAAGAAAAAGAGTTGAAGAATCTTTTGAAAGAGTTTGGCTACCCGTTTGCTGATCCGATATATACCATTCTTTTTCTGTCAGCAACCCACCTGCCGTATATTCGTGTTACCCAACAAGGAATATTGGATGTAAAAAAACGTGAGGTACTCTTTCCAGCAATCATGCGATGA
- a CDS encoding heptaprenylglyceryl phosphate synthase, with product MGYTANNWNHLFKLDPAKDISDEHLDLICESGTDAVMVGGTDDVTLDGVLDLLSRIRRHTVPCILEISSMEAITPGFDYYYIPMVMNSTEKKWMMGLQHQALREYKGLMNWDETAVEGYCILNHEAKAFKKTNCTMPDEEDVLAYAEMAENFFHLPVFYMEYSGTYGDPQLVEKVKNELNHTKLFYGGGIENSFQANEMKEHADTIVVGNIIYEDIKKAIKTVEAANETNDK from the coding sequence TTGGGTTATACAGCAAACAATTGGAATCACTTATTTAAACTGGATCCGGCCAAAGATATTTCGGATGAACATCTCGATCTGATTTGTGAGTCCGGGACAGATGCCGTTATGGTTGGCGGAACTGACGATGTTACACTGGACGGGGTTTTGGACTTGCTGTCACGCATTCGCCGGCACACCGTTCCATGTATTCTGGAAATATCATCAATGGAAGCAATTACGCCGGGCTTTGATTATTACTACATTCCAATGGTTATGAACAGCACGGAAAAAAAGTGGATGATGGGTTTGCAGCATCAAGCCCTTAGAGAATATAAAGGTTTGATGAACTGGGATGAAACAGCTGTCGAAGGGTATTGTATTTTGAACCATGAAGCAAAAGCATTTAAAAAAACAAATTGCACTATGCCCGATGAAGAAGATGTGCTGGCATATGCTGAAATGGCTGAAAACTTTTTTCATCTGCCTGTCTTTTATATGGAATACAGCGGTACATATGGTGACCCGCAGCTTGTTGAAAAGGTAAAAAATGAATTAAACCATACGAAATTGTTTTACGGCGGTGGAATCGAAAACAGTTTTCAGGCGAACGAAATGAAAGAGCATGCTGACACAATCGTTGTTGGCAATATTATTTATGAAGATATTAAAAAAGCAATTAAAACGGTAGAAGCAGCAAATGAAACAAACGATAAATAA
- a CDS encoding DUF3048 domain-containing protein — MKRVCVLLVLLLTVLFTACSDEERNASESQSKENAVDEKSGMPENAAAFPLTGIKTDKNANDRIVGVMINNHTDARPQTGLSKADIVFEILAEGYITRFLALYQSEKPEVAGPVRSAREYYFELADGYNAIYVYHGAANFVNDMIKERGIEHLNGSLHDNDGYLFKRESFREAPHNSYLLFDAVYDAAEKKGYDVKASYKSLPFMTEKEAGSFKGEPAEHVEIVYSDNPMEIVEFDYDKQSEKYTRYSDHEKTVELNSGKPIQVDNVFIVETQHKVIDDAGRRDIDITSGGEAYLTQRGKVRKIQWENRNGRIIPVKDGEPVGFVPGKTWINIVPEKPGMDQSVTITN, encoded by the coding sequence ATGAAGCGAGTATGCGTGTTACTGGTTCTGTTGTTGACTGTACTGTTTACAGCCTGTTCGGATGAGGAACGCAATGCCAGTGAAAGTCAGTCAAAGGAAAACGCGGTAGATGAAAAAAGCGGCATGCCGGAAAATGCTGCAGCTTTTCCTCTGACAGGAATTAAAACCGATAAGAATGCGAACGACCGAATTGTCGGTGTGATGATTAACAATCATACCGATGCACGTCCGCAGACAGGGCTGTCAAAGGCTGATATCGTTTTTGAAATATTGGCTGAGGGCTACATTACCCGGTTTTTAGCTTTATACCAGAGCGAGAAACCGGAAGTGGCAGGGCCTGTCCGCAGTGCAAGGGAGTATTATTTTGAACTTGCTGATGGGTATAATGCCATCTATGTTTATCATGGTGCAGCAAACTTTGTGAATGATATGATCAAAGAGCGTGGAATTGAGCATTTAAATGGATCACTTCATGATAATGATGGCTATTTATTTAAACGGGAATCCTTCCGTGAAGCCCCACATAACTCGTATCTGCTGTTTGATGCGGTGTATGATGCAGCTGAGAAAAAAGGATATGATGTGAAGGCGTCCTATAAGTCATTGCCGTTTATGACGGAAAAAGAAGCTGGATCGTTCAAAGGAGAGCCGGCTGAACACGTTGAAATTGTTTATTCCGACAATCCGATGGAAATTGTTGAATTCGATTATGACAAACAAAGCGAAAAATACACCCGATATAGTGACCATGAAAAAACAGTTGAATTAAATTCCGGCAAACCGATACAAGTTGATAACGTTTTTATTGTGGAAACACAGCACAAGGTAATTGATGATGCTGGCCGCCGCGACATTGACATCACATCGGGCGGTGAGGCATATCTGACCCAGCGGGGAAAAGTTCGGAAAATACAATGGGAAAACCGGAATGGCAGAATTATTCCTGTAAAAGATGGAGAACCGGTTGGATTTGTGCCAGGAAAAACATGGATTAATATTGTTCCCGAAAAGCCTGGAATGGATCAGTCCGTAACGATCACAAATTAA